The Papilio machaon chromosome 24, ilPapMach1.1, whole genome shotgun sequence genome contains the following window.
ataaattaaaaaaatctactataGTTTCACTGTCATCTTCTTCACAGTTGGAGTATATGCTATGAGGACCCATCACATTGGAAATTAATAgagatttaaatgaatttatgaaTGTACATGAGTCAGGATTTacatttctataatttatagCCCTTATTCTGCCAGATTCGGACAGAACCTTCGATGGATGAGTAGATAGACAACTGCTCTATGTAGACAGACAACACAACGCCAACAGATTACAAATGAACACCAAACTATGCACATGACTATGacaacttaaaaaaagaatgaaaacTCCCGTTTCcttattactataaaaattttaatacaaaatctttacaatttaaacaaacatatataaaacatgcAGACGATAATTTTAACAGAACCTCGGTGCAGaactgaattttaaaaataatgcaaacTCTGTGTCTATGACTCGAACACTATGGTTCAAAGTATTGCGATTGCGGGGGAATCCTATGAAATCCAAattcgtataaaaatatacagccATTTTCCTCTTTGAGTAATTCAGTTTAGTAACCTAATCAGTTGTGTGCAGAAGCAAGAAAAGTAATGTCCTAAAATATAAACGTTTTCTCACATACATCGGACTTGTAACAAGTAAGTACTCGGTTGCACCTAATTAATTCTTTAGTcagttttcatttgtttcatttttgtcAATTTGTGGAATCAAACATAGCCTTCGTTATCGACACATTTCTGGATTATTAGTTctgaattaaattacaacCTTTTAAGTACTTATTGCAACGATAAAACGTTATTaccaattttatgaaatataagaaatatttaaactgaaaatattgttgcgtaatttaaatcactatttatggtaaaaaatcattttcagCCTTCTATGAGattctaatttatattcaagtttgttttttatattatttaattaaatttgtaaatccAAGACCTGCCCTATATCAGAccagttttgttttaagaatAGTTTTTCCCATTTGAAAAACATGTAGTTAGTgtagtaattttttgtaaaagtttaattaaacattttaatgccaaaatctattttaatagaattattttttccatCTACCCCTTTTTATTGCTGTTACATCacatttaatggttacctGAGTaagtgtataatattaaataaaaatagtgttcAATTTGAAACACATTCTTCATGTTCTTAATTTAGTTAAGAGAgagaaagtaattaaaaaattaaaacacaatactttttaattctaacgctaatttataagaataattatagtaactaTATTTGGAAAAGTAggtatggattgtgtgaaagagtatatgcgtaagaagggagtaaattcagatatgacagctgatagagatgtatggaggagtagtacatactgtgccgaccctccatagggataagggcaggttgatgatgaggATGATATTCATTGTATTAAAGAtctaaaactaataaatatttgtttcataaaaatatttttaacacttcCTAACAGATCTACAAtgtcataaatattgtaagagcagtgtttatatattataattgacATCTGATCTTGGaacaataagaaaattaagCTATTAATTTTTGACATTATAACTATACTATAGTCAGCTAGTATTTGTGGTGGTAATTCCTACCTCAGCAATCCCAATTATGTATTGGATTTTATGGGATTTTCTATTCATCAGTTCTACATCAACGGCAAGGTCACATAGTATTTTACATTGTATTGGGCAAAAACACATGCCCATCACCGCACCCGTCAGTTAACAGCATTCCCTAATGCCTGATATACTTTATGCCAGTAGCGCTCAAAATCAGTACTGGCTTGCAACTGACATAGACACCCACTGATGCTAGTGAGCAAGCCAGTCCAATGACTGAGATAGCATTCTACTTTTGAGGCCAGTTCCATCATTCCGATGCAACAGGGATAATGTAACAAACGCAAATgcaactggcataatgtagaTGGATAATTTTACCTGGACTGCCATCATCATCTGACATCTTATAGTGGACTGGCATAATATAAACAACTACGCCAAAACAGTCCATACCAGACCAGCTATACTGTTCTACTGTGGCATAATGCAAACCAGGCATAACGGTCCAGAGTCGACCCGTTTcgaattattttgtaactttaaatcAATGCAAACATCAACATATACGAcgtcttttattaaaactggTGTAGGCTGATTTGAACGGGGACCttcacataattttttattcttttgatATCATTTTAGGGGAGGTACTAAGAATGTTGTCTACGTTGAGTGCTAGCGGCGTGTTCAGCAGCAGCGTGGACTACTTCTGTCTGGTGTGCGAGTCTCGGCTTAGGGACGGGGCTGACGCCACCGCACACATCGCCAAGCCTGTGCACACTAAGAACTTTCTCACTACTGAATACTTTGGAAATCAACAAGAATGTGTGAGAAAGGTAAGCTGTTCCTGATGTCACTGTCATATGAAGTTCTTCTTTCAGACTTAGTTGTGAGCTTGCATGTGAGGATTGAAATACAATTACTCCTTCctttacagataaaaaaatggtatttgTGCGAGTTGTGCAACGTGCTGTTGCCGACTGCGGCTAGGGTGCGCCTGCACGTGGCAGAGGCGCGGCACGCGGAGCATAGAGTTGCGCGGGCAGTGCAGCGGAACGCGGACAGAGTCCTCGCTTTCGCCAGCTTGCAGCTTGAAGACAGCGCGTGGAATGGAATCTTAGATGACACATGCGCTATCTGCAATACGGAGTTCGACGACGAAAACATTCACAGGAACGAGACGAGCCACATATTGAAGCTGATTCAAAGCAAAATCGAATATGATGAAAATCAAAACCTTTATCGTCTGGTAAGTCTATTATATCCAAACAagggttttaaaattttgattttttgtagtttactGTCTGACCATTATATAATTCCTACCTTACAGTACTTCCCTACAGTTGGAACAGAACATTGTAACATTCAAATTCGGACTTGTTTCTTGtttgaaagtaaattatttttcagagGTTTCATcaaatgtttacataaatactgtattatttatttttcaggttGATGAGTCTTCTTTTCAATGCCTAACCTGTAATATGGTCTTGGCTTTGAACTCGATTGATGAACATTTCAATGAAATCGAACATAAAGAACGCTATCAACGTTGTtgcgataattttaaaattgctgAAAATACTGCAACAAGCCATACAATTGATAGTTCTAAAAACACGAAAAACGATAACAATTGCAACGAAAAAgttgcaattaaaattacagataGAACAGAAACTTTAGATGTCTTAAAttcaatagataaaaataaaactatcatTCCATGCGATGAaaaatctgaaattaaaacatcaaCTATAAACTCAGATGTTACTAAAACCGAACAAAATACTACGAAAGAAAATTCTAAACAGTCGGATCCTGTGAAATCAGTCCCTGTGGATGACtcagaaatatgtaaaattttaaatgcaacggATTATATAACAAGAGATGAAAATGGAAAGACCTGGTGTATCCTATGTAATTGGGTAATGGACCCTTTTGCTATAAAGAATCACATAAATGATCAACATCATCaaacaatattgaaattgCATAAAAAACGTCTTTCAACTCTCAattctgagaagaaattaacTGGTAATACACCAATCATAAAAAGTGATATTAacactataaaaaatacagaaaacaTCGAAAAGGAAAGCATTTTGAATGCAGTTGAgaaattccaaaaaaataacatcaatataaattttgaaattgaaactGCAGTGTGTAAGAAGTGTTCAAAGCaattagattttaattcaCAAGCTATTGAAAATCATATTCAGGAAcatgcaaaaattaaaaacaaaaagaatgaCCGAAAAGGAATCCAGATTACATCAGGTTTGGAACTTACAAAGGATATGAAACCATCTAATAAAGAAACATCTTTATATACAACACCTGTTAAAGTTACAAAGAAAGAAAAGCAGGAACAGATAAAAGATACAACAGAtgcaaagataaaaaaagaatcatCACCTTTGTTGGATTATAATGAATTGGAGAAGTACGCAGAACAAAATCATATGACATACAAATTTGACAaacataatgaaaacaaagttCATTGCAACAAATGTAATATTGACATAACTCCATCTATGAAATTAGTAAAGGAACATGTTGAAGGAGTAgatcataaaaaaaagttaaacgaAGAACCTTCACAAGTGAATATTACATCAAAAGCAAAGCAAATAGATAAAGAAGTTAATCTTCTTAAAATTCCAACAAGTTCTTTCGTTGTGTCTGCAGTTACTGTTGATTCATTGCAGAAAGAAATTAtcattaatgaaaaattttgtataaatatgcttagttttgtttatatgactAAGCATAAAAATGGACTAAGGTGTATTGTGTGCGATTGCAATGTTTCTTTTCAGGATTTCAAAGTACATTTGGAAGTAGCTAAACATGAAACTATAGTGGATAGAAGTTTGGTGGTAATTGAGCTggaaaatgaatttataagaGAGGTAGGTTtcagaaattattttgttacattagtcattgtaaatttcaatcttatatataaaattctcgtgtcacagggTTGGAacttaaactcctccgaaacggcttgaccgattctcatgaaattttgtgagcatattcagtaggtctgagaatcggccaacatctatttttcataaaccttccccccccccatttagttttttttttaactgtgcgcggacggagtcgcgggcgacagctagtctttttatcaaaatgtaaattttatgctAGTTAAGTAATTCAGTGCCCACATTGATGTCACAATAGAgtatataatagttttatttgttttgtaattttttaaaagaatgtctaaacatttttcaatccaaattaaacattttaaccaTAGACAATCTTCACATTTTACTGTAAAACTTGTAAAGACTATATTATTTTCGACACAATTTTCTTTCTCATTTAATTGTCCAAAATGAGCTCTATATTTAATGTCACTTAACTTTAtctcacaatttttttcgaaataactaaaaaaaaatcacactagAAATACAGAGCTCAGTCGTAGTTTAGGAGCTAAGGCTCCCATATGATTGTGTAAAAGAGTCTCACAAAAAAGCATTTATTATTCCAAATTGTGATGGTCGCCCATTGGTATAAATTTCTCTGCAATTATGCACTTCTCTACATTAactttaactaattttaactTCATCTGTTTGCAGTTTCCTTAAAAAGTACAAAGTTTTCTCTCcacatattaatataatgatttCAAATTGTCTTATGTTACAGCACAAACCGGGTTGTTACCATTGTGGTTACTGCAATATCCCATGTCAGTCATGGGCCGCTATGGAGTCTCACTTGCAGACTATTGACCACAAGAACTGTAGAATTGCAGCTCAATGGCGGCTGCAGCAATTGTTACCAGAAATCGCCAAACAACGCAAAGAAAAGGAAATGCAAGAAAAGTTCATGATCCATATGATGTTAGGCAGCCGTGGATGGCATGGTTATAACAGTGATAGTGATTAAATAAGATCCCATTTTCACTAAAGTCAAGTGGAAAATGACATTTAACACGATAACTGCCACATCAGGCACCAATGCTTGACAGATATGGTATCTGTTAGGGCCATGTCAGTCACGAGTGCCTGACGCAAACGCatgtaattcaaaaattcaaatgaacCCAGGGAGCTGTCAAGCACCTTTCGGGGCTTTTTCTCTATTGAAATTGACTGACAAGGCCCCCAACGAACTATATTCATCTTGGGCtaacatttttacatgtaGAACTggtttttatgtacataaactttttaaggaaaataaatacaaataattgatGTCAATATAacaccaaaaacaaaaaaaaagaaaatgccaTCATCAAAATTATGCTATggcagttaacgtgttaactTGTAGTACTTTGGGGGCGATACTTTCCAAGTTtgaatttttagatttaaggTATTTTACCAAGCTTTAGATGATTAcaggacaaaaaaaaatatttatctgcTTTGAATACCAATTGTGCTTTACACAGGAAATGTTGtaacatttgataaaattggAGTTATCACATTTCCCATTTGCACCACAGCAATTAATTCTCAATTTTGAGAATCAATTCAGTGAATATAGACagtgttaaatttaaaccttTTAAATACTACAATTTCATATTTGGATAAATAACgttttactaattttgtttaaaattggcaacaaatgttatatatcttgagatatttttttgtgtaagtTTTAGGTGTTATGTGTAACAGAtaagaaaaactatttttatgattttttttagaagttATTGTAAGACTTTGGCTTTATTTAGTACCATGCTGCGAGAGAACAAAAGAATATTGTTAGaactttgataataattactaaaaataaaaacattacattattttatataacatgcTATAACTATGATGCTTccacattttaaaaacttaatattaccTTACTAAACTTACATTTGATTACAAAACTTTATGGATTTTTATTGCGCaactacataaaattaaaattcaacaatATCCTATCCTACATCTTTCCCTTCCCTTCCCGGCCTCATCCAGAGGCAGACCCAAAACTAGATAGACATGAGTGAGTGACAAGTCTCAAATGAAGATGTCGAGGACAGGGCGAGGTGGAGGAAACTGATTGGAAAAGCCGACCCCACCACCATGTGGGATACGAGCTAGGCAGAGAGAGAGAATATCCTATGAATGTTCTAACTCTTCAATTAACATGGCGGCCCAAGGTCATCTGTATGCTGCGTAGTGACTCGCAAGAGGTTAAGAACCGTTTGTATAACGGCAGACAGTAACATAGGCTGGTTTTACAGTCACGCCGCTAGACGCGCCGTTGGACAGCGCGCTGTTGGACAGCGCGCGTTTGAACAGCGGTGCACCAAAAAACGACATTAGTACGGCGCGTTTCGCTGCTGTGAGACAGTCGTGTACAAACAGATACAAAATGAACGGCAATGCGGTTAGAGTACTggctatttactttttatggaaaaaaaggcAACAAAAACGTCGAAGAACAGTAGGTGTTGATCCTTATAACGCTACAAGGTTACTGAGAGGCGAACACGTAACATC
Protein-coding sequences here:
- the LOC106716228 gene encoding uncharacterized protein LOC106716228; translation: MLSTLSASGVFSSSVDYFCLVCESRLRDGADATAHIAKPVHTKNFLTTEYFGNQQECVRKIKKWYLCELCNVLLPTAARVRLHVAEARHAEHRVARAVQRNADRVLAFASLQLEDSAWNGILDDTCAICNTEFDDENIHRNETSHILKLIQSKIEYDENQNLYRLVDESSFQCLTCNMVLALNSIDEHFNEIEHKERYQRCCDNFKIAENTATSHTIDSSKNTKNDNNCNEKVAIKITDRTETLDVLNSIDKNKTIIPCDEKSEIKTSTINSDVTKTEQNTTKENSKQSDPVKSVPVDDSEICKILNATDYITRDENGKTWCILCNWVMDPFAIKNHINDQHHQTILKLHKKRLSTLNSEKKLTGNTPIIKSDINTIKNTENIEKESILNAVEKFQKNNININFEIETAVCKKCSKQLDFNSQAIENHIQEHAKIKNKKNDRKGIQITSGLELTKDMKPSNKETSLYTTPVKVTKKEKQEQIKDTTDAKIKKESSPLLDYNELEKYAEQNHMTYKFDKHNENKVHCNKCNIDITPSMKLVKEHVEGVDHKKKLNEEPSQVNITSKAKQIDKEVNLLKIPTSSFVVSAVTVDSLQKEIIINEKFCINMLSFVYMTKHKNGLRCIVCDCNVSFQDFKVHLEVAKHETIVDRSLVVIELENEFIREHKPGCYHCGYCNIPCQSWAAMESHLQTIDHKNCRIAAQWRLQQLLPEIAKQRKEKEMQEKFMIHMMLGSRGWHGYNSDSD